The Nitrosopumilus sp. b3 sequence TTGTTTATAATTTTTAATTTTTGATTCATCCATAGTTCTGTGAAGTAATGCTTCTAATTGCTGAGCAGGAATTCTTGCAAGTGCCCTGTTTTTACCAATTAGTTTTTCTTTTACCATGTCTACTGATGTTTTTACAAGTGCACTTGCACTCATCTTTGCAGTTCTTGTTTGCAACAAGTAGAACTTTCCTTGCTCGATAGTAAATTCAATATCTTGCGGTTCTCTGAAATGTTTTTCTAATTTTGCACATGCCTTGCTTAACTCCCTATGTGATTTTGGCATGTCTTTTTTTAGAAATTCAATGTTTTTCCCTGTCCTTACTCCTGCAACAACGTCTTCGCCTTGAGCATTGATTAGATATTCTCCTTCTAACTCTTTTTTACCGTTATTCCCGTTTCTTGTAAATACCACTCCTGTTGCACTATCATCTCCCATGTTTCCAAACACCATCGCAACGACATTTACTGCAGTCCCATTTGCAATATCTTTTGTAATGTTATTTTTTTCACGATAAACTATTGCCCTTTCTCCCATCCAACTTTTAAAAACAGCCTCAATGGATAACACTAATTGCTCATCTGGGGTGTCTGGGAATTTTCTTTTTGTATGCTCTTCACAGATTTTTTTGTATTCTGATACAATATTTTTTAATGACTCTACACTTAGTTTACTGTCATCTGTGACTCCTTGTTTTTCTTTTACAGAGTCTAGTACATGATCAAACTTTGTATCACATACTCCAAATACTACCTTGCCAAATAATTGAATAAATCTCCTATACGAATCCCATGAAAAACGTGGATTTTTTGTTTGCTCTGCAAAACCTTCTACTGTTTTCTCATTTAGCCCTAAATTCAAAATCGTATCCATCATTCCTGGCATTGATATTGCAGCACCGGAACGAACTGAAACTAGTAATGGATTTTTAGTGGAATTCCATTTTTTACCTGTCTTTTTTTCCATTTTTGCAATATTTTTCATTACTGCAGGCATGACATCTTTGGGAAGTTTTCTATTGTTATCGTAATACTTGTTACAAACTTCAGTTGTGATCGTAAATCCTGGAGGTACTGGAAGCTTTAGACGGGTCATCTCGCTGAGCCCTGCTCCTTTTCCACCTAGAAGCATTCTATTTTTACTATCTGCCTCTTCAAATGCATATACTGGCTTTGTTTTTACCATGCAAAATTGCGTAAATTTTTTGGCTTTTTAAACTAATGCCTTGGCAAATTCAGAAATTATTTTATTCCAATCTTTTGCCTTGATAATTCCACTGGCAACTAAGATGCCTTTTGATCCTAATTCTATTGCCTTTGCTACATCTTCACCCGATACAATACCTGCACCACAAAGAAGTTTTGTTTTGTTTTTTGAATTATTTATTATACTAGCTGCTTTTGAAATCAATTCTGGTTGTTCTTTAGATACTGCTTTACCTGATCCAATCAATTCTGGAGGCTCTATTGCAATATAATCTGGATTTAATTTAACATATTTTTTTACTTCTGCAAGATCTTTTACGCAAAGAATTGAAATCATTTTTAATTCTCTTAATTTTAATACTAGTCTTTCAATCTCTTTTCTTGAAATTCTATGCTCACTGTGATTAATTAAAGAACCTTTGACTTTGGATTTCTTTAACAACTCTGGGATGATAAACCCCGTAGTACTACCAACTTTTGAATCATCAACATGCTGGGAAAAAATTGGAATCGAACTATTTGCAACTACTCCAACCAAATGCTGAGGTGGAGAAATTGCAATCTTTACTTTATATTTTTTTGATATCTTTTCAGCAGTTTTGACAAATTTGATTATTTTGTCACCTGAAATCTCTTCATAATTTTTACAATTTATTACAAACATCTTTCTTTGAAATTTTTTGTATCGTATTTAATCCTTCATTATGTTTAATTTGAATTTGCTCTAATGTCGTATCTTTTTTTCATTCCTAATACAATAATCATCAG is a genomic window containing:
- the tpiA gene encoding triose-phosphate isomerase, which encodes MFVINCKNYEEISGDKIIKFVKTAEKISKKYKVKIAISPPQHLVGVVANSSIPIFSQHVDDSKVGSTTGFIIPELLKKSKVKGSLINHSEHRISRKEIERLVLKLRELKMISILCVKDLAEVKKYVKLNPDYIAIEPPELIGSGKAVSKEQPELISKAASIINNSKNKTKLLCGAGIVSGEDVAKAIELGSKGILVASGIIKAKDWNKIISEFAKALV